A window of Tautonia marina contains these coding sequences:
- a CDS encoding type II toxin-antitoxin system RelE family toxin: protein MFTIEFAEGVTSDLKALKPFDRKQILDRIDEQLTHQPTQETRNKKILVGLVPPWEHMEPIRELRIGEYRVFYDVDEAQARVIVRAIRHKPPHATTEDIV, encoded by the coding sequence ATGTTCACCATCGAATTCGCCGAAGGAGTCACCAGCGACCTGAAGGCCCTGAAACCGTTCGATCGGAAACAAATCCTGGACCGCATCGACGAGCAATTAACGCATCAGCCCACGCAGGAAACCCGGAACAAGAAGATCCTCGTCGGCCTGGTCCCACCCTGGGAACACATGGAACCCATCCGGGAATTGAGGATCGGCGAATACCGGGTGTTCTACGACGTCGACGAGGCACAGGCCCGAGTCATCGTCCGAGCCATCCGACACAAACCGCCCCACGCCACGACGGAGGACATCGTATGA
- a CDS encoding DUF2283 domain-containing protein, translated as MSQRSLEVTSRRGKPLAAYLYLPRRPGDTSARVEPHGPGYLVDRAEDGRPIGIEMPSPSLVTVDGLNQVLDALHLEPVAPEKVAPVGAA; from the coding sequence ATGTCCCAGCGATCCCTCGAAGTGACCTCCCGGCGTGGCAAGCCCCTGGCAGCCTACCTGTATCTTCCCCGGCGACCGGGAGACACCAGCGCTCGCGTCGAGCCTCACGGCCCCGGATACCTCGTCGATCGGGCTGAGGATGGTCGGCCCATCGGCATCGAGATGCCCTCGCCGTCGCTCGTCACCGTCGACGGCCTCAATCAGGTCCTCGACGCCTTGCACCTCGAACCCGTCGCCCCCGAGAAGGTCGCCCCCGTCGGCGCGGCCTGA
- a CDS encoding peptidylprolyl isomerase, producing the protein MSISHRLMVSMIFATFAAGAATGQAQDANPRVALETSKGTVVVELFQKEAPKTVENFLQYVDAGHYNNTVFHRVIGPNPQQPQGFMIQGGGFAAGQPIQEKETRAPIKNEADNGLTNERGTLAMARTPDPDSASAQFFINLSDNDFLNHRGKTPQGWGYAVFGKVVEGMDVVDQIARVETGRAPAMAKGRGPQLERATFDDVPVEPVLIQAARRVQ; encoded by the coding sequence ATGAGCATCTCACACCGGTTGATGGTTTCCATGATCTTCGCCACGTTCGCCGCCGGGGCCGCCACCGGCCAGGCCCAGGACGCCAACCCCCGCGTCGCCCTGGAGACGAGCAAGGGGACGGTCGTCGTGGAGCTTTTCCAAAAGGAAGCGCCCAAGACGGTCGAAAACTTCCTCCAGTACGTCGATGCCGGCCACTACAACAACACGGTCTTCCACCGGGTCATCGGCCCGAACCCGCAGCAGCCGCAGGGCTTCATGATCCAGGGGGGAGGCTTCGCCGCCGGCCAGCCGATCCAGGAAAAGGAAACCCGGGCCCCAATCAAGAACGAGGCCGACAACGGCCTGACGAACGAGCGAGGCACCCTCGCGATGGCCCGCACGCCCGACCCCGACTCGGCCTCGGCCCAGTTCTTCATCAACCTGTCCGATAACGACTTCCTGAACCATCGCGGCAAGACCCCGCAGGGCTGGGGCTACGCCGTCTTCGGCAAGGTGGTCGAGGGGATGGATGTGGTCGACCAGATCGCCCGGGTCGAAACCGGTCGAGCCCCGGCCATGGCCAAGGGCCGCGGCCCTCAGCTTGAGCGGGCCACCTTCGACGACGTTCCTGTCGAGCCGGTCCTGATCCAGGCGGCCCGTCGGGTTCAGTAA
- a CDS encoding VanZ family protein, whose amino-acid sequence MTRRTVPAIVWTVVIVVICLTPASWLGSGSGGDGPSFLARLLGAIFGPLPYDKAIHFGMFFVFGLLWRWAGAGLVPTFLGGAVLAMATELGQSIPFLERTTDLDDLFANVAGIAAAFVVVQFWKPRAFNPAPAPHQDPDPTV is encoded by the coding sequence ATGACTCGTCGCACCGTGCCTGCGATCGTCTGGACCGTGGTGATCGTGGTCATCTGCCTGACCCCGGCCTCGTGGCTCGGCTCGGGGTCAGGGGGGGACGGCCCGTCGTTCCTGGCTCGCCTGCTTGGCGCGATCTTCGGTCCGCTGCCGTACGACAAGGCCATTCACTTCGGCATGTTTTTTGTCTTCGGACTGCTCTGGCGATGGGCCGGAGCGGGCCTCGTGCCGACCTTCCTCGGGGGGGCCGTGCTCGCCATGGCGACCGAACTGGGCCAGTCGATCCCGTTCCTGGAGCGCACGACCGACCTGGACGACCTGTTCGCCAACGTGGCGGGAATCGCCGCGGCCTTCGTCGTCGTTCAGTTCTGGAAACCTCGGGCCTTCAACCCTGCGCCAGCCCCGCACCAGGACCCGGACCCGACGGTTTGA
- a CDS encoding NifU family protein, with amino-acid sequence MNGSSPENSVTIRAEPIDAIRCRFLVNRALDPGRWAYFGDRGAAAGSPLAERLLAIEGVTAVLIAHDSATITRERPSGIPVIGPALFRLRRLMGDARAGADSWPRLGKQVGEAIRAHLATGDPAVSEAAHAAMPSSSVLADRVRQVLDEHVNPVVAGHGGRVELLEMKDNVAYLRMGGGCQGCGLADVTLRHGVEAILRDLVPELGPIFDLTNHAAGTAPYAPGRSGRSPLANRG; translated from the coding sequence ATGAATGGGTCTTCTCCGGAGAACTCGGTGACGATCCGAGCCGAGCCGATCGACGCCATCCGCTGCCGGTTCCTCGTCAACCGGGCACTCGATCCCGGCCGATGGGCCTATTTCGGCGATCGCGGGGCGGCGGCAGGCTCGCCGCTGGCCGAGCGCTTGCTGGCGATCGAAGGGGTGACGGCGGTCCTGATCGCGCACGACAGCGCGACCATCACCCGAGAGCGTCCGAGCGGCATTCCCGTGATCGGCCCGGCACTGTTCCGGCTCCGCCGCCTGATGGGAGATGCTCGGGCCGGTGCCGATTCCTGGCCGAGGCTCGGCAAACAGGTGGGCGAAGCGATCCGGGCCCACCTGGCCACCGGCGATCCCGCCGTTTCCGAGGCCGCTCATGCCGCGATGCCCTCATCGAGCGTTCTGGCCGATCGGGTCCGCCAGGTGCTCGACGAGCACGTCAACCCGGTCGTCGCCGGGCACGGCGGTAGGGTCGAGCTGCTTGAGATGAAGGACAACGTCGCCTACCTTCGCATGGGAGGCGGCTGCCAGGGGTGCGGCCTGGCCGATGTGACCCTGCGGCACGGCGTCGAGGCGATCCTCCGCGACCTCGTGCCCGAGCTTGGCCCCATCTTCGACCTGACCAATCACGCCGCCGGCACCGCTCCCTATGCGCCGGGCCGCTCGGGCCGGTCGCCGCTGGCGAATCGGGGATAA
- a CDS encoding alkaline phosphatase D family protein has protein sequence MTFTPWLAAPLILAASLNPGAETRQATGVKVGEVTPHSAIVWMRLTERSARNPEGAELVGRPTDDDPTPTDDEVPTLRHASPGAPGRVRLRFGTDPDLSNARSTDWVEVDASTDFTHQFPLDGLEADTVYHYAAETTGPGGEPKHAPLIGRFRTAPLADQPSPVTFTVVTGMMYKDLDHPDGFTIYESMGRLEPHFLVPTGDTVYYDNERPRAKTIPLARYHWQRMYGCPRHIDFHRHVPAYWEKDDHDTLSDDCWPGMTPEFMLPMTFADGLRLFREQVPMGDGPTYRTYRWGKDLQVWLVEGRDFRTPNPEPDGPDKSIWGAEQKAWLKRSMLESDATWKVLVSPIPIVGPDRARKRDNHANEAFATEGREIRQWLAKNLPDTAFIACGDRHWQYHSIDPETGVHEFSCGPASDEHAGGSPGFEPDYHRFHRMLGGFLSVSVDRPDGKPTIAFRFHDVDGAVQHEYVRTINE, from the coding sequence ATGACGTTCACCCCCTGGCTTGCCGCCCCGTTGATCCTTGCCGCGAGCCTCAACCCCGGGGCCGAAACGCGCCAGGCGACCGGCGTGAAGGTGGGGGAAGTGACGCCGCACTCGGCGATTGTCTGGATGCGCCTGACCGAACGCTCGGCCCGCAACCCCGAAGGTGCCGAACTCGTCGGCCGACCGACCGACGACGATCCGACCCCGACCGACGACGAGGTGCCCACCCTCCGCCACGCCAGCCCCGGCGCTCCGGGACGGGTGCGTCTGCGCTTCGGCACCGATCCCGACCTGAGCAACGCCCGATCGACCGATTGGGTCGAGGTGGACGCCTCGACCGACTTCACCCATCAGTTTCCGCTCGACGGCCTTGAGGCGGACACCGTCTACCACTACGCCGCCGAGACGACCGGCCCCGGAGGCGAACCGAAGCACGCCCCCCTGATCGGGCGGTTCCGCACGGCCCCCCTGGCCGACCAACCAAGCCCCGTCACCTTCACCGTTGTCACCGGAATGATGTACAAAGATCTGGATCATCCCGATGGCTTCACCATCTACGAGTCGATGGGCAGGCTCGAACCCCATTTCCTCGTCCCGACCGGCGACACGGTGTACTACGACAACGAACGGCCCCGGGCAAAGACCATTCCGCTGGCTCGCTACCACTGGCAGCGGATGTACGGCTGCCCGCGTCATATCGACTTCCACCGGCATGTGCCCGCCTACTGGGAGAAGGACGATCACGACACCCTGAGCGACGACTGCTGGCCCGGCATGACCCCCGAGTTCATGCTCCCGATGACCTTCGCCGACGGCCTTCGCCTGTTCCGCGAACAGGTGCCGATGGGCGACGGCCCGACCTACCGGACCTATCGCTGGGGTAAGGATCTGCAGGTCTGGCTCGTCGAGGGGCGTGACTTCCGAACCCCCAACCCCGAGCCCGACGGCCCCGACAAATCGATCTGGGGCGCCGAGCAAAAGGCCTGGCTCAAGAGGTCGATGCTCGAAAGCGATGCCACCTGGAAAGTCCTCGTCAGCCCGATCCCCATCGTCGGCCCCGACCGCGCCCGCAAGCGAGACAATCACGCCAACGAGGCCTTCGCCACCGAAGGGCGCGAAATCCGTCAGTGGCTCGCCAAAAACCTGCCCGACACCGCCTTCATCGCCTGCGGCGACCGACACTGGCAATATCACTCGATCGACCCGGAGACCGGTGTCCACGAGTTCTCCTGCGGCCCGGCCAGCGATGAGCACGCCGGCGGCTCTCCCGGCTTTGAGCCCGACTATCACCGCTTTCACCGCATGCTCGGCGGGTTTCTCTCCGTCTCCGTCGATCGTCCCGACGGCAAGCCGACGATCGCCTTCCGCTTCCACGACGTTGATGGCGCCGTCCAGCACGAGTATGTTCGGACGATCAACGAGTGA
- a CDS encoding sialidase family protein, which yields MMSSLASSFGSPRRQSALAAALLALFAIGAGPDRPQAVWAVKDREARQPQVTIGADGRVYLAFGAGNEVRVASSDDGGRSFSEPVPVGSPGMLALGMRRGPRIAVGQGAVVISAIGGAGGGPYGGLSAGDLWSWRSTDGGTTWSEPIRLNQVEGSAREGLHAMAAGPEGQIACVWTDLRDNRAHIRGVISTDGGATWGPEVLIHQSPEGPICPCCHPSVAFGPDGTLYVMWRDAISGARDMYLCRSLDGGKTFELARKLGEGTWPLEVCPMDGGAIAAGPDGQATTVWMRDGRLYSAEPGHPERLLGPGVQGWAAWGPEGPFLAWLDRRPGQLLALRPGDAEPIVLFRSANDPSIASSINGRGPVVAAWEAGPGGSGIFVARLDRTGSGE from the coding sequence ATGATGTCGTCCCTTGCCTCGTCCTTTGGTTCCCCCCGCCGACAATCCGCCCTCGCGGCGGCCTTGCTGGCCCTGTTTGCAATCGGCGCTGGACCGGATCGACCTCAGGCGGTCTGGGCCGTCAAGGATCGTGAGGCCCGACAGCCTCAGGTAACGATCGGGGCCGACGGCCGAGTCTATCTCGCCTTTGGCGCGGGGAATGAGGTCCGCGTGGCCTCCTCCGACGACGGCGGGCGGTCGTTCTCAGAGCCGGTACCGGTCGGCTCTCCCGGCATGCTGGCGCTGGGGATGCGGCGAGGCCCCCGCATCGCGGTCGGGCAGGGGGCGGTGGTGATTTCGGCGATTGGCGGGGCAGGGGGAGGCCCGTACGGCGGCCTGAGCGCCGGCGATCTCTGGTCGTGGCGATCGACCGATGGGGGCACGACCTGGTCGGAGCCGATCCGGCTCAACCAGGTCGAAGGCTCGGCCCGCGAGGGGCTGCACGCAATGGCCGCCGGGCCCGAGGGTCAGATCGCCTGCGTCTGGACCGATCTCCGCGACAATCGCGCTCACATCCGGGGCGTGATCTCAACCGACGGCGGCGCGACCTGGGGGCCAGAGGTCCTCATCCACCAGTCTCCCGAGGGGCCCATCTGCCCCTGCTGCCATCCCTCGGTGGCTTTCGGCCCCGATGGCACCTTGTACGTCATGTGGCGCGACGCCATTTCCGGCGCCCGAGACATGTATCTTTGCCGATCGCTCGACGGCGGCAAGACGTTCGAACTGGCCCGCAAGCTCGGTGAAGGCACCTGGCCGCTCGAGGTCTGCCCGATGGACGGCGGCGCCATTGCGGCCGGTCCCGACGGGCAGGCGACGACGGTCTGGATGCGCGATGGCCGCCTCTATTCCGCCGAGCCCGGCCATCCCGAGCGTCTCCTCGGGCCCGGCGTGCAAGGCTGGGCTGCGTGGGGTCCGGAAGGCCCGTTCCTCGCCTGGCTCGATCGCCGCCCCGGCCAACTGCTTGCCCTCCGACCGGGAGACGCCGAGCCGATCGTCCTGTTCCGCTCGGCCAACGACCCGAGCATCGCCTCCTCGATCAACGGCCGAGGGCCGGTCGTCGCGGCCTGGGAAGCCGGCCCCGGAGGCTCGGGGATCTTCGTCGCTCGGCTCGATCGGACCGGTTCGGGGGAGTGA
- a CDS encoding PEP-CTERM sorting domain-containing protein: MRRNRFRTAAIAALVLVLGSRADADPIVAGTDHIFAIGELQTTLFAGTPLGLNDDVSFTTKLTGSYRMNRSAQVGTSIDFTITDALFHGVLPAFLGGNAFQLTNTPGTTSSGTITDVVQDPGDPGFSSGAASSFVSGNYRAETYYSMFVPDTGATFYTDLSDPSVFTATPDALPFAPGMVKMAMIPVGLYLQVGASPDSSVDVLVGRVSGSLTVVPEPSALVLAGIGALGVVGLICHRRRGRRRPLA; encoded by the coding sequence ATGCGCAGGAACCGATTCCGCACGGCAGCGATTGCAGCCCTCGTCCTTGTCCTCGGCTCTCGGGCCGACGCCGACCCGATTGTCGCGGGGACGGACCACATCTTTGCCATCGGTGAGCTCCAGACGACGTTGTTTGCCGGCACGCCGCTGGGCCTGAACGATGACGTCTCGTTCACGACCAAACTGACCGGCTCCTACCGGATGAACCGCTCGGCCCAGGTCGGCACCAGCATCGACTTCACGATCACCGACGCCCTCTTCCACGGAGTCTTGCCCGCCTTCCTCGGCGGAAACGCCTTCCAGCTTACGAACACCCCCGGCACGACCTCCTCGGGCACCATCACCGACGTCGTCCAGGACCCGGGCGACCCCGGCTTCAGCTCCGGGGCCGCTTCGAGCTTCGTCTCGGGAAACTACCGAGCGGAAACCTACTACAGCATGTTCGTCCCCGACACCGGCGCGACCTTCTACACCGATCTGAGCGATCCCTCGGTCTTCACCGCGACTCCTGACGCCCTGCCCTTTGCCCCGGGCATGGTGAAGATGGCGATGATCCCGGTGGGTCTCTATCTGCAGGTCGGAGCCTCCCCCGACTCGTCGGTCGATGTTCTGGTCGGGCGGGTTTCCGGCTCGCTGACCGTTGTGCCCGAGCCCTCGGCCTTGGTCCTGGCCGGCATCGGCGCCCTCGGTGTCGTCGGGCTGATCTGCCACCGTCGTCGAGGTCGCCGTCGGCCCCTCGCCTGA
- a CDS encoding sigma-70 family RNA polymerase sigma factor has protein sequence MTNGDDPETEALLRRAGSGDDTARQDLLERHRNRLRQMISVRLDPRIAARLDPSDVVQETLAEASRRLDDFLAERPLPFFPWLRRLAGDRLVEAYRAHVVARKRAVDREIPLGQVFADASTACLAHRLVDAGGSPSALVRREEQIRLLCEVLSQLTENDREVLVMRYLEHLRFGEIAAVLGITENAVKVRHFRAVERLRASMARLGSGEHSQ, from the coding sequence ATGACGAATGGAGACGATCCCGAGACCGAGGCTCTGCTCCGACGCGCCGGCTCGGGCGATGACACGGCCCGGCAGGACCTGCTGGAGCGGCACCGGAACCGGCTGAGACAGATGATCTCCGTGCGGCTGGACCCGAGGATCGCCGCCCGGCTCGACCCTTCGGACGTGGTCCAGGAGACGTTGGCCGAAGCCTCCCGGAGACTCGACGACTTTCTGGCCGAGCGCCCGTTGCCGTTCTTCCCCTGGCTGAGGAGGCTGGCCGGTGACCGTCTGGTCGAGGCCTACCGGGCACACGTTGTGGCCAGGAAGCGGGCCGTCGACCGGGAGATTCCGCTCGGCCAGGTGTTTGCCGACGCCTCGACCGCCTGTCTGGCCCACCGGCTCGTCGACGCCGGGGGCAGCCCCAGTGCCCTGGTTCGCCGGGAGGAGCAAATTCGGCTGCTCTGCGAGGTCCTCTCCCAGCTCACCGAGAACGACCGCGAGGTGCTGGTGATGCGCTACCTGGAGCACCTGAGGTTCGGCGAGATCGCCGCCGTGCTGGGCATCACCGAGAACGCCGTGAAGGTCCGCCACTTTCGAGCCGTCGAGCGGCTCCGGGCGTCGATGGCCCGGCTTGGCAGCGGGGAGCACTCCCAATGA
- a CDS encoding serine/threonine-protein kinase, which translates to MSQNRQESSGTDRPTDQVLADRVAEVADRIKAGEPVDLDAIRKEEPELADHLLDLLPALNLLARLGQSASTAGLASVGTLPPDDSGEGIGRLGEFILLRQIARGGMGVVFEARQQWIGRRVALKILPAVAALDPQQLRRFEVEVRAAGALHHEHIVPIYSVGCEAGVHYYAMQLIEGWSLAEVIAKLRQGAGRTFEPAEPQTTEKADPAAVTAADDDDGETQPDRSDLAPTQVDPTALGPSHPGFVARLGLQAAEALEHAHREEVIHRDIKPGNLLLDNDGRLWIADFGLARLQGDSSLTATGVLVGTFRYMSPEQAVAGRGIPVDHRTDLYSLGATLYELLTLRPPFDDADGRVALSRISEETPPSIRKLNPAVPIDLETVVLKAMAKDPNDRYATAAELADDLRRFLEGRHVLARRPSPLDLASRWAYRHRLAVASAVVLLMLVTAALGVAVVLIAREQSRTADALAKVETAQSDLITAKNRADENARLARQSERMARELLYVADLKLAATALDDRDPLLMKEYLDRQLPEAGKPDLRDFAWWFLRKQGELPLDEWTGPGPALYFIAFSPDDRLMATCGEEAVIRLYRRPGDRLVREIPTGQIEVNGVAFSPDGQSLASAGDDGTVRLWDLETGEQIRQIQAVDGGKAYQVAFAMGGSMLISCGQEPIIRLWDAATGDSIGELRGPEADETSRAVQSIAVSPDGRSLAAAGPEFVARVWDLESRSVAWERIVESVRSGWISFSPDGDRVAVSRKRGFFAVSDWKSGEVVFEWQLRDDAESLAMLRGGTVLAIADRAGMIHLLPLPTPDGSEPSPGPPELHLPWLAHDDRIYALAASPDGETLFSAGSDGRLRRWHPFDPDGSRERFARLEPFGCALHPDGRTVLLAERGGVRILDPGADDPDQFLRLGDADFSQLMLDREGRLLAVDGRPTGHEGGRSLIVVRDLDAGNDLLQWQTPEGSHIGAIDLSADGRRLAAYVGRAPEVPVGDRVSVLLFDLQKGGPPRIVPMPNAQSFGHAMMVAFSPDGKLLAASDGHDVRLLDPQTGQTFQILTGEHSGTAHTLAFGPNGRLLASAGDDRRLVIWDLEAGTTILSTLSQGTDIRSLSFSPDGRLLASAGTDRKVLLWHVPTRQVLLEVPLSDPFPDNPLGWYGALATFGPANRRLAIERPGDLLVLDASPNASGP; encoded by the coding sequence ATGAGCCAGAACCGCCAGGAGTCCTCAGGAACGGACCGGCCCACCGACCAGGTCCTGGCCGATCGGGTCGCCGAGGTCGCCGATCGCATCAAGGCCGGCGAGCCGGTCGATCTCGATGCCATCAGGAAGGAGGAGCCGGAGTTGGCCGACCACCTGCTCGACCTGCTGCCGGCGCTGAACCTGCTGGCCCGGCTCGGTCAGTCGGCCTCGACCGCCGGCCTGGCCTCAGTCGGCACCCTGCCGCCGGACGACTCGGGAGAGGGGATCGGCCGGCTCGGGGAATTCATCCTGCTCCGGCAGATCGCTCGGGGGGGGATGGGGGTGGTCTTCGAGGCCCGTCAGCAATGGATCGGCCGCCGGGTCGCTCTGAAGATTCTCCCGGCCGTGGCCGCGTTGGACCCCCAGCAATTGCGTCGGTTCGAGGTCGAGGTCCGGGCCGCCGGTGCCCTTCACCACGAGCACATCGTGCCGATCTACTCCGTCGGCTGCGAGGCCGGCGTGCATTATTACGCCATGCAATTGATCGAGGGCTGGAGCCTGGCCGAGGTCATCGCCAAGCTTCGACAAGGGGCCGGGAGGACGTTCGAGCCGGCTGAGCCTCAGACCACAGAGAAGGCCGACCCCGCCGCCGTCACCGCCGCCGACGACGACGACGGGGAGACCCAACCCGACCGGTCGGACCTCGCCCCCACCCAGGTCGACCCGACGGCGCTCGGGCCCTCGCATCCGGGCTTCGTGGCTCGGCTCGGCCTGCAGGCGGCCGAGGCGCTGGAGCATGCCCACCGGGAGGAAGTGATCCATCGAGACATCAAGCCGGGGAATCTGCTGCTGGACAACGACGGCCGGCTCTGGATCGCCGACTTCGGCCTGGCCCGTCTCCAGGGAGACTCCAGCCTGACGGCCACCGGCGTTCTCGTGGGAACGTTCCGCTACATGAGCCCCGAACAGGCGGTCGCCGGCCGGGGGATCCCGGTCGACCACCGGACGGATCTCTACAGTCTGGGGGCCACCCTGTACGAGTTGCTCACGCTGCGGCCCCCCTTCGACGACGCCGATGGCCGGGTCGCGCTGAGCCGGATCAGTGAGGAAACACCCCCCTCGATCCGGAAGCTCAACCCCGCCGTGCCGATCGACCTGGAGACGGTCGTTCTCAAGGCAATGGCAAAGGATCCGAACGACCGCTACGCCACGGCCGCCGAACTGGCCGACGACCTGAGACGGTTCCTCGAAGGCCGGCACGTTCTCGCCCGCCGCCCCTCGCCGCTCGACCTGGCTTCGCGATGGGCCTATCGCCATCGCCTGGCGGTGGCCTCGGCCGTGGTGCTGCTGATGCTGGTGACCGCGGCGCTGGGTGTGGCGGTCGTGCTGATCGCCCGGGAACAGTCTCGGACGGCCGATGCGCTGGCCAAGGTCGAGACCGCCCAGAGCGATCTGATCACCGCCAAGAACCGGGCCGACGAGAACGCCCGGCTTGCCCGTCAGAGCGAACGGATGGCCCGAGAGCTACTCTACGTCGCCGACCTGAAGCTCGCCGCCACCGCCCTGGACGACCGCGACCCGCTGCTGATGAAGGAGTACCTCGACCGCCAACTCCCCGAAGCCGGCAAGCCCGACCTCCGAGACTTCGCCTGGTGGTTCCTCCGCAAGCAGGGAGAGTTGCCTCTCGACGAGTGGACCGGTCCAGGCCCGGCCCTCTACTTCATTGCCTTCTCGCCCGATGATCGTCTGATGGCCACCTGCGGCGAGGAGGCCGTGATCCGCCTCTACCGCCGGCCCGGAGACCGCCTGGTCCGGGAGATCCCGACCGGGCAGATCGAGGTCAATGGCGTCGCCTTCAGCCCCGACGGCCAATCCCTTGCCTCGGCGGGGGACGACGGCACTGTGCGCCTCTGGGACCTGGAGACGGGGGAGCAGATCCGGCAGATCCAGGCGGTTGACGGGGGCAAGGCGTATCAGGTCGCCTTCGCGATGGGGGGCTCCATGCTCATCTCCTGCGGTCAGGAGCCGATCATCCGGCTGTGGGACGCGGCGACCGGCGACTCGATCGGCGAGCTCCGAGGGCCGGAGGCCGACGAAACGAGCCGGGCCGTCCAGTCGATCGCCGTCTCCCCCGACGGCCGATCCCTCGCCGCGGCCGGCCCCGAGTTCGTCGCCCGAGTCTGGGACCTGGAATCCCGGTCGGTGGCCTGGGAACGGATCGTCGAGTCAGTGCGGTCCGGCTGGATCAGCTTCTCCCCCGACGGCGACCGGGTGGCCGTCAGCCGCAAGCGGGGCTTCTTCGCCGTGTCGGACTGGAAGTCCGGCGAGGTCGTCTTCGAGTGGCAGCTCCGCGACGATGCCGAGTCGCTGGCCATGCTCCGGGGAGGCACCGTCCTGGCCATCGCCGACCGGGCCGGCATGATCCACCTCCTCCCGCTGCCGACCCCCGACGGTTCGGAGCCCTCCCCCGGGCCTCCCGAGCTGCACCTCCCCTGGCTGGCCCACGACGACCGCATCTATGCCCTGGCCGCCTCCCCCGACGGCGAAACCCTGTTCTCGGCCGGCTCGGACGGCCGGCTCCGACGCTGGCACCCGTTCGACCCCGACGGCTCCCGAGAACGGTTCGCCCGGCTCGAACCCTTCGGGTGCGCCCTGCACCCCGACGGCCGAACGGTCCTGCTCGCCGAGCGGGGAGGGGTCCGCATCCTCGACCCCGGGGCCGACGACCCCGACCAGTTCCTCCGCCTGGGAGACGCCGACTTCTCCCAGCTCATGCTCGATCGGGAAGGCCGGCTGCTGGCCGTCGACGGCAGGCCAACCGGACACGAGGGCGGACGCTCGCTGATCGTGGTCCGGGACCTTGACGCCGGGAACGACCTGCTGCAATGGCAGACCCCCGAGGGAAGCCATATTGGTGCCATCGACCTGTCTGCCGACGGCCGACGGCTGGCGGCCTACGTCGGCCGAGCCCCGGAGGTGCCGGTCGGCGATCGTGTCTCGGTCCTGCTGTTCGACCTCCAGAAGGGGGGGCCGCCTCGGATCGTGCCAATGCCAAACGCCCAGTCGTTCGGCCACGCGATGATGGTCGCCTTCTCCCCCGACGGTAAACTGCTGGCGGCCTCGGACGGTCATGACGTCCGACTCCTCGACCCTCAAACTGGCCAGACATTCCAGATACTGACCGGGGAGCACTCGGGCACCGCGCACACCCTGGCCTTCGGTCCCAACGGCCGCCTGCTCGCCTCGGCCGGAGACGACCGTCGCCTCGTGATCTGGGACCTGGAAGCCGGTACGACGATCCTCTCGACCCTCTCTCAGGGCACCGACATTCGGTCCCTGTCCTTCAGCCCTGACGGCCGCCTGCTCGCCTCGGCCGGGACAGACCGGAAGGTGCTGCTCTGGCACGTACCGACCCGGCAAGTGCTGCTGGAAGTGCCTCTTTCAGACCCGTTCCCCGACAACCCCCTGGGCTGGTACGGCGCCCTGGCCACGTTCGGCCCGGCGAACCGCCGGCTCGCCATCGAGCGGCCAGGCGATCTCCTGGTGCTCGACGCCTCCCCGAACGCTTCGGGCCCTTGA